A part of Vespa crabro chromosome 20, iyVesCrab1.2, whole genome shotgun sequence genomic DNA contains:
- the LOC124431225 gene encoding uncharacterized protein LOC124431225 encodes MRLTLESIRELIMKDESDVVINSVEEEPGSGRGDNYTSMLYRVRAKGKKQLKSGEWDNWERAIIYKVLPQSKERREAFKSELLFRNEVAFYTYVWPALNQMQLNGKKVFNGIVKVYAARADLIAMEDLRERGFKMADRRKGLKFEHLKLVLKALAGFHALSLTLRETRPEEFLKLSNPNDGKGIQEVLFRIENEDWYRQYYKTAANNAIRMVSDGLPACMEHRREEIMEKLNAFLNDNVFFRTMSELAAAQGPLTVFCHGDCWINNILFRDQQDSETEDIYLVDFQLSRVGSLALDLANLLYCCTSGEVRKTYMTQLLQHYHFHLMSSLHILNPEQPPKNASIIWELLNKEMRRCGRFGVGLALDILPISTCASDEAPDLYERAEAGKEERNTRAPPRPPPPGAECARLMTDLVLELIHNHAL; translated from the exons aTGCGGCTTACATTAGAGTCTATACGTGAATTGATCATGAAAGATGAATCTGACGTGGTGATTAATAGTGTAGAAGAAGAGCCAGGATCAGGAAGAGGAGATAATTATACATCAATGTTATATCGTGTTCGTGCAAAGGGCAAGAAACAATTGAAAAGTGGAGAATGGGATAATTGGGAACGtgcaataatttataaagtttTACCTCAATCAAAGGAACGCAGGGAAGCTTTCAAAAGTGAATTGCTATTTCGTAATGAAGTAGCATTTTATACATACGTTTGGCCTGCATTAAATCAGATGCAATTAAATGGTAAAAAAGTTTTCAATGGTATTGTTAAAGTGTATGCCGCAAGAGCTGATCTTATAGCAATGGAAGATTTGAGGGAAAGAGGTTTTAAAATGGCTGATAGACGGAAAGGTCTCAAATTTGAACATTTAAAGCTTGTATTGAAGGCTCTGGCTGGTTTTCATGCACTTAGTCTTACGTTAAGAGAAACAAG ACCGGAAGAATtcttaaaattatcaaatccAAATGATGGTAAAGGCATACAAGAAGTACTGTTCCGTATTGAGAATGAAGATTGGTATCGACAATATTATAAGACTGCTGCAAATAATGCCATAAGAATGGTATCCGATGGTCTTCCTGCATGTATGGAACACAGGAGAGAAGAAATTATGGAAAAGTTGAATGCTTTTTTAAATGACAATGTCTTTTTTCGTACAATGAGCGAACTTGCTGCGGCACAGGGTCCACTCACTGTATTCTGCCATGGTGATTGTTGGATTAATAATATCCTTTTTCGAGATCAACAAGATTCAGAAACTGAA gaTATTTACTTAGTTGACTTTCAACTAAGTCGAGTTGGTTCACTTGCTCTTGATCTTGCAAATTTACTGTACTGCTGTACAAGTGGAGAAGTTAGAAAGACATACATGACACAATTGCTTCaacattatcattttcatttgatgTCATCGCTCCATATACTTAATCCAGAGCAACCACCAAAAAATGCTTCTATTATATGGGAATT ACTGAATAAAGAAATGCGAAGATGTGGACGATTTGGTGTTGGTTTAGCTTTGGATATTTTGCCAATTAGTACGTGTGCAAGCGATGAAGCTCCAGATTTATATGAAAGAGCAGAAGCTGGTAAAGAAGAACGCAATACACGAGCACCACCacgaccaccaccaccagGAGCTGAATGTGCTCGATTGATGACTGATTTAGTTTTGGAATTAATACACAATCATGCTTTATAG
- the LOC124431221 gene encoding protein PTCD3 homolog, mitochondrial, producing the protein MNALTNTSCRVTSKIIRRLQSSSSTASSTASSTASSTASSTASSTASSIVDIKIPDKIERGPTDILRALERTISRDYFTPHYKYYDDPYLTPTSKHAQRHYALSFESGRKTGMWVHQEHADLFKQNIADPVIEEFMPPAIYTKKEQVSEEILLNTISKGKTVEALEIYNLLEENVSIKAKQYLLELLCFSNSSNLKQFTFQEERFYMFTEYETKKCNWKEVEEVEKLFNFLISQDAETAAAAYNTLICGKAKYLQAREAWSLFVQCKEKKIPLNVNAYNAIIRIIPYVKETLKEPGNEILKIFQDMSDNGIHPNLGTLNSSLEIIYTLKSYNIAAKFTYSLLDIFKLLEIKPSLISYCHILYLENQNSESLITILENMLDVLEMETLEFRDMKDINFFPVAMEIAKKENNLKIGDRLHALLLKDDNYKFLANAYFENIYYRHYVNLKLKMLPIEKFFEFYYELSMHVYIPEISIMENILTILQLQSKEIIMENLPKLMSQIKMYNMIQNEQLIKISLDIASHCDIESESPLHKVFATFASDIWHDKQLKRSNIRQVVWNIVILKDIILLLLRANWYNKALEVLTFITSCEGSVMGILNADQINQLLEICISQGYGSIALLLIKCAMISGLEETPLMARKIYNVIPLTMDEKKNLISLVGNDVFQLELSDQY; encoded by the exons atGAACGCTTTAACAAATACGTCATGCCG AGTGACCAGTAAAATTATAAGACGATTGCAATCCTCGTCTTCTACAGCATCTTCTACAGCATCTTCTACAGCATCTTCTACAGCATCTTCTACAGCATCTTCTACAGCATCTTCTATAGTTGACATTAAAATACCAGATAAAATAGAACGTGGACCGACAGATATTTTAAGg GCTCTAGAAAGAACTATCTCCAGAGATTACTTTACTccacattataaatattatgatgaTCCATATTTAACGCCTACATCCAAGCATGCTCAACGTCATTATGCATTATCATTTGAATCTGGTAGAAAGACAGGAATGTGGGTTCATCAAGAACATGCTGACTTATTCAAACAGAATATTGCTGATCCTGTTATAGAG GAATTTATGCCACCGgccatatatacaaaaaaagaacaagtttcagaagaaatattgttaaatacaATATCAAAAGGTAAAACAGTTGAggcattagaaatatataacttaTTGGAAGAAAATGTGTCGATAAAAGCTAAGCAATATCTTTTAGAATTGTTATGCTTTTCTAATAGTTCAAATCTTAAGCAATTTACCTTTCAAGAAGAACGCTTTTACATGTTTACTGAATATGAAACTAAGAAATGTAATTGGAA aGAGGTAGAAGAAGTTGAAAAACTATTTAATTTCTTGATATCGCAAGATGCTGAAACAGCTGCTGCTGCGTACAATACTTTAATATGTGGCAAGGCTAAATATTTAcag GCACGAGAAGCTTGGTCGCTATTTGTTCAatgtaaggaaaagaaaataccatTAAATGTTAACGCatataatgcaataataagaataataccaTATGTGAAAGAAACTTTGAAAGAACCTGGAaatgagatattaaaaatatttcaagacaTGAGTGATAATGGCATACATCCTAATTTAGGGACATTAAATTCCTCTTTGGAAATAATTTACACATTGAAATCATATAATATAGCAGCAAAATTTACATATTCTTTAttggatatatttaaattattagaaataaaaccATCATTAATCTCGTATTGCCATATACTTTATTTGGAAAATCAAAATA GCGAATCCTTAATCACAATTTTAGAGAATATGTTAGATGTATTAGAAATGGAGACCCTTGAATTTCGTGATATGAAAGATATTAACTTCTTTCCTGTTGCAATGGAAAtagctaaaaaagaaaataacttgAAAATAGGAGATAGACTGCATGCACTTCTTTTAAAAGATGACAATTATAAATTCCTTGCTAATGCTTATTTT gAGAATATCTACTATCGACACTATGTTAACTTAAAACTGAAAATGCTACCGATAGAAAAGTTCTTTGagttttattatgaattaagTATGCATGTTTATATACCAGAAATAAGCattatggaaaatattttaactatttTACAACTTcaatcgaaagaaattattatggaAAATTTACCAAAACTCATGTcccaaataaaaatgtataatatgatACAAAATGAacagttaataaaaatatctttagatATAGCTTCTCATTGTGATATTGAAAGTGAATCTCCACTTCATAAAGTATTTGCAACATTTGCTTCGGATATCTGGCATGATAAACAg ttAAAACGCTCAAATATTAGACAAGTTGTATggaatattgtaatattgaaagatataattttGCTGTTGTTACGTGCCAATTGGTATAATAAAGCATTAGAagtattaacttttataacaTCTTGTGAAGGATCTGTAATGGGTATATTAAATGCCGATCAAATCAATCAACTATTAGAAATTTGTATTTCACAAGGCTATGGATCAATTGCTCtt CTTTTGATCAAATGTGCAATGATATCTGGTTTAGAAGAGACTCCTTTAATGgctagaaaaatatataatgtcatTCCACTTACTAtggatgagaaaaagaatttaatcagTTTAGTGGGAAATGATGTATTTCAATTGGAACTATCTGATCAGTACTAA